Proteins encoded within one genomic window of Streptomyces sp. NBC_01314:
- a CDS encoding DEAD/DEAH box helicase, whose translation MTLIDQLPRTADPDALYEAFESWAQERGLTLYPHQEEALIEVVSGANVIVSTPTGSGKSMIAAGAHFAALARDEVTFYTAPIKALVSEKFFELCKIFGTENVGMLTGDASVNADAPVICCTAEVLASIALRDGKHADVGQVVMDEFHFYAEADRGWAWQIPILELPQAQFILMSATLGDVAMFEGDLTRRTGRPTSVVRSATRPVPLSYEYVLTPLTETITELLATKQAPVYIVHFTQAQAVERAQALMSINMCTREEKDRIAELIGNFRFTTKFGRNLSRYVRHGIGVHHAGMLPKYRRLVEKLAQAGLLKVICGTDTLGVGVNVPIRTVLFTALTKYDGTRVRTLRAREFHQIAGRAGRAGFDTAGYVVGQAPEHVVENEKALAKAGDDPKKRRKVVRKKAPEGFVGWTDSTFQKLIVSDPEPLTSRFRVTHTMLLSVIARPGNAFDAMRHLLEDNHETRKQQLRHIRRAIAIYRSLLDGGIVEKLDEPDAEGRIVRLTVDLQQDFALNQPLSTFALAAFELLDPESPSYALDMVSVVESTLDDPRQILAAQQNKARGEAVAAMKADGVEYEERMERLQDVSYPKPLEELLFHAYDTYRKSHPWVGDHPLSPKSVIRDMYERAMTFTELTSHYELARTEGIVLRYLAGAFKALDHTVPDDLKSDDLEDLIAWLGEMVRQVDSSLLDEWEKLANPEEMTAEEAQEKADQVKPVTANARAFRVLVRNAMFRRVELAALDHVGELGELDAESGWDTERWGEAMDKYWDEYEELGTGPDARGPRLLMIEEEPQNGLWRVRQTFADPNGDHDWGISAEIDLAASDAEARAVVKVTDVGQL comes from the coding sequence GTGACCCTCATCGATCAGCTGCCGCGGACCGCCGACCCCGACGCCCTCTACGAAGCCTTCGAGTCGTGGGCCCAGGAACGCGGTCTCACGCTCTACCCGCATCAGGAGGAGGCGCTCATCGAGGTGGTCTCCGGCGCGAACGTGATCGTGTCGACGCCCACCGGCTCCGGCAAGAGCATGATCGCGGCGGGCGCGCACTTCGCGGCCCTCGCCCGCGACGAGGTCACCTTCTACACGGCCCCGATCAAGGCGCTGGTCTCGGAGAAGTTCTTCGAGCTGTGCAAGATCTTCGGCACCGAGAACGTCGGCATGCTCACCGGCGACGCCTCCGTGAACGCCGACGCCCCCGTCATCTGCTGCACCGCCGAGGTGCTGGCGTCCATCGCGCTGCGCGACGGCAAACACGCCGATGTCGGCCAGGTCGTGATGGACGAGTTCCACTTCTACGCGGAGGCCGACCGCGGCTGGGCCTGGCAGATCCCGATCCTGGAGCTGCCGCAGGCCCAGTTCATCCTGATGTCGGCGACGCTCGGCGACGTCGCGATGTTCGAGGGGGACCTCACCCGGCGCACCGGCCGCCCCACCTCGGTGGTCCGCTCGGCGACCCGCCCGGTGCCCCTCTCCTACGAGTACGTGCTGACCCCGCTGACGGAGACGATCACGGAGCTGCTCGCCACCAAGCAGGCTCCCGTCTACATCGTGCACTTCACACAGGCGCAGGCCGTGGAGCGGGCGCAGGCGCTGATGAGCATCAACATGTGCACGCGGGAGGAGAAGGACCGGATCGCCGAACTGATCGGCAACTTCCGCTTCACCACCAAGTTCGGCCGCAACCTCTCCCGTTACGTGCGGCACGGCATCGGTGTGCACCACGCCGGCATGCTGCCCAAGTACCGGCGGCTGGTGGAGAAGCTGGCCCAGGCCGGTCTGCTGAAGGTCATCTGCGGCACGGACACGCTCGGCGTCGGTGTCAACGTCCCTATTCGCACCGTGCTGTTCACCGCTCTCACCAAGTACGACGGCACCCGGGTGCGGACGCTGCGTGCCCGTGAGTTCCACCAGATCGCGGGCCGCGCCGGGCGGGCCGGTTTCGACACCGCGGGCTACGTGGTGGGGCAGGCGCCCGAGCACGTCGTCGAGAACGAGAAGGCGCTCGCCAAGGCTGGCGACGACCCGAAGAAGCGCCGCAAGGTGGTCCGCAAGAAGGCGCCGGAGGGGTTCGTCGGCTGGACCGACAGCACCTTCCAGAAGCTCATCGTCTCCGACCCGGAACCACTCACCTCCCGCTTCCGCGTCACGCACACGATGCTTTTGTCGGTGATCGCCCGGCCGGGCAACGCCTTCGACGCGATGCGCCATCTGCTGGAGGACAACCACGAAACGCGGAAACAGCAGTTGCGGCACATCCGCCGCGCGATCGCGATCTACCGGTCGCTCCTCGACGGCGGCATCGTCGAGAAACTCGACGAGCCGGACGCCGAGGGCCGCATCGTCCGGTTGACGGTCGATCTCCAGCAGGACTTCGCGCTCAACCAGCCGCTGTCCACCTTCGCGCTGGCCGCGTTCGAACTGCTGGACCCGGAGTCCCCGTCGTACGCCCTCGACATGGTCTCCGTCGTGGAGTCCACGCTGGACGATCCGCGGCAGATCCTCGCCGCCCAGCAGAACAAGGCGCGCGGTGAGGCTGTGGCCGCGATGAAGGCGGACGGGGTCGAGTACGAGGAGCGCATGGAGCGGCTCCAGGACGTCAGCTACCCCAAGCCCTTGGAGGAGCTGCTCTTCCACGCGTACGACACGTACCGCAAAAGCCATCCCTGGGTCGGTGACCATCCGCTGTCGCCGAAGTCGGTGATCCGCGACATGTACGAACGGGCCATGACCTTCACGGAGTTGACGTCCCACTACGAGCTGGCGCGCACCGAGGGCATCGTGCTGCGCTACCTCGCGGGCGCCTTCAAGGCCCTGGACCACACCGTCCCCGACGACCTCAAGTCGGACGACCTGGAGGACCTGATCGCCTGGCTCGGCGAGATGGTGCGCCAGGTCGACTCCAGCCTCCTCGACGAGTGGGAGAAGCTGGCCAACCCCGAGGAGATGACGGCCGAGGAGGCCCAGGAGAAGGCCGACCAGGTCAAGCCGGTCACCGCCAACGCACGCGCCTTCCGTGTCCTCGTCCGCAACGCCATGTTCCGCCGTGTCGAGCTCGCCGCCCTCGATCACGTGGGTGAGCTGGGTGAGCTGGACGCCGAGTCCGGCTGGGACACCGAGCGGTGGGGCGAGGCGATGGACAAGTACTGGGACGAGTACGAAGAGCTCGGCACGGGCCCCGACGCCCGTGGCCCCAGGCTGTTGATGATCGAGGAGGAGCCGCAGAACGGGCTGTGGCGCGTCCGGCAGACCTTCGCCGACCCGAACGGCGATCATGACTGGGGCATCAGCGCGGAGATCGACCTCGCGGCTTCGGACGCAGAGGCACGCGCCGTCGTCAAGGTCACCGACGTCGGTCAGCTGTGA
- a CDS encoding roadblock/LC7 domain-containing protein has protein sequence MVQNAGLGWLLDDLTERVEPIRHALVLSNDGLVTAASTGLRREDSEHLAAVSSGLQSLAKGSGRHFGAGDVRQTMIEFDDAVLFVTAAGPGSCLCVLSAAEADIGQIAYEMTLLVNRVGEHLRVDARQPERSAAMDR, from the coding sequence ATGGTGCAGAACGCGGGACTCGGTTGGCTGCTGGACGACCTGACCGAGCGCGTGGAACCCATACGGCACGCCTTGGTGCTGTCCAACGACGGACTCGTCACCGCGGCGAGCACCGGCCTGCGGCGCGAGGACTCCGAACATCTCGCCGCGGTCTCGTCGGGACTGCAGAGCCTCGCCAAGGGCTCGGGCCGCCACTTCGGAGCCGGTGACGTACGACAGACGATGATCGAGTTCGACGACGCGGTGCTCTTCGTCACCGCGGCCGGACCGGGCAGCTGCCTCTGCGTGCTCAGCGCCGCGGAGGCGGACATCGGACAGATCGCCTACGAGATGACGCTGCTCGTGAACCGCGTCGGCGAACACCTCCGAGTGGACGCCCGCCAGCCCGAACGCTCGGCCGCGATGGATCGCTGA
- a CDS encoding nitrate- and nitrite sensing domain-containing protein, which translates to MRTPRRTPTAGAETPPQPAIRGRRAHAGPPADERFDSDETGAPTTGPPTRAGRWHIRPRTVRAKIVCLLMVPVVSLLALWAYATVTTAQDVARIRQAQRVDASVRGPVADAVAALQAERVAAVRYATGPSAERESALLSLSQRTDRAVDALRLGERHTIADGTDLPSGAAERLAGFVTGAERLRALRTAVLDRGSGWTETYERYTTTISTAFGVDGALTGIQDADLDSDARVLLEFARAGEALAQEDAVLAGAHLAGTLDRERLRLFTGAVATRRTLTEAAGVDLRGPERAAWRELAGGSAYAGLRAVEDEVLASHPGAQALHAAPEATWKSAHARVRDGMRGIESESGREVAQRADPFTRALLTPAGAAVLLGLAAVAASLVISVRIGRGLVVELVSLRNDALEIARRKLPHAMRRLRAGEEIDVDTEAPPGRPAEDEAGQVAEALGTVHRAALHAAVERAELAGGISGVFVNLARRSQILVHRQLGLLDSMERRSDDPDELSDLFRLDHLTTRMRRHAESLIILSGAAPGRAWRLPVALTNVVRAAVSEIEDYARVEVRQLPEAKISGTAVADLTHLLAELVENAAQFSPPHTRVRITGEPVGNGYALEVEDRGLGMGKETLTDANRRIEQSEALDLFDSDRLGLFVVSRLSARHGIKVHLRTSPYGGTTAVVLLPTSLLHSGAPERSPRATAEVRPQPEQREYARVAAAPHQEPVEQSVDRRALMAPVPSAGQTTADSPPEPPPGVTTLRPHRHPPEPEGTDELPRRVRQAHLAPQLREQRTGQPAPTATSRADDERTPELVRDRMAAYRDGWARGGGRTPGSGVTHGPATRGESSEGDPA; encoded by the coding sequence ATGCGTACACCCCGCAGGACCCCGACAGCCGGCGCCGAGACGCCGCCCCAGCCCGCGATACGCGGCCGCCGCGCCCACGCCGGACCTCCCGCCGACGAGCGCTTCGACTCCGACGAGACCGGCGCCCCGACGACCGGGCCGCCCACACGCGCGGGGCGATGGCACATACGCCCCCGCACCGTCCGGGCCAAGATCGTCTGCCTGCTGATGGTGCCCGTCGTCTCCTTGCTCGCCCTGTGGGCGTACGCCACTGTCACCACCGCCCAGGACGTCGCCCGCATCCGTCAGGCGCAGCGCGTCGACGCCTCCGTACGCGGTCCCGTGGCCGACGCCGTCGCGGCGCTCCAGGCCGAGCGCGTGGCCGCCGTACGCTACGCCACAGGGCCCTCCGCGGAGCGGGAGAGCGCGCTGCTGAGCCTGTCGCAACGCACCGACCGGGCGGTCGACGCCCTGCGCCTGGGTGAGCGACACACCATCGCCGACGGCACCGACCTGCCCTCAGGAGCGGCCGAACGCCTCGCCGGCTTCGTGACCGGAGCCGAACGACTGCGTGCGCTGCGAACGGCGGTGCTCGACCGCGGCAGCGGCTGGACCGAGACGTACGAGCGGTACACCACGACCATCTCCACGGCCTTCGGCGTGGACGGCGCGCTCACCGGCATCCAGGACGCCGACCTGGACTCCGACGCGCGCGTACTGCTCGAGTTCGCCCGCGCGGGAGAGGCACTGGCGCAGGAGGACGCGGTCCTGGCCGGAGCCCACCTGGCCGGAACCCTCGACCGCGAGCGGTTGCGCCTGTTCACCGGCGCCGTCGCCACCCGCCGCACCCTGACCGAAGCAGCCGGTGTCGATCTGCGTGGGCCCGAACGTGCCGCCTGGCGGGAACTCGCCGGAGGAAGCGCCTACGCCGGCCTGCGTGCCGTCGAGGACGAGGTGCTCGCGAGCCACCCCGGAGCCCAAGCGCTCCACGCCGCTCCCGAAGCAACCTGGAAGTCCGCCCACGCGCGCGTGCGGGACGGCATGCGCGGCATCGAGTCCGAGTCCGGACGCGAAGTCGCCCAGCGCGCCGACCCGTTCACCCGCGCCCTGCTCACCCCGGCGGGGGCCGCGGTGCTCCTCGGGCTCGCCGCCGTCGCCGCGTCCCTCGTCATCTCCGTACGCATCGGACGAGGCCTGGTCGTCGAGCTGGTGAGCCTGCGCAACGACGCCCTGGAGATCGCTCGCCGCAAACTGCCCCACGCCATGCGGAGACTGCGCGCCGGAGAGGAGATCGACGTCGACACCGAGGCTCCGCCGGGACGACCCGCCGAGGACGAGGCCGGTCAGGTCGCCGAAGCCCTCGGCACCGTGCACCGAGCGGCCCTCCACGCGGCGGTCGAGCGCGCCGAACTCGCCGGCGGCATCTCCGGCGTCTTCGTCAATCTCGCCCGCCGCAGCCAGATCCTCGTGCACCGTCAACTGGGTCTGCTCGACAGTATGGAACGCCGCTCCGACGACCCCGACGAACTCAGCGACCTCTTCCGCCTCGACCACCTCACCACGCGTATGCGACGCCACGCGGAGAGCCTGATCATCCTCTCCGGAGCCGCTCCGGGGCGTGCCTGGCGCCTGCCCGTCGCACTGACGAACGTGGTCCGCGCGGCCGTCTCCGAGATCGAGGACTACGCGCGCGTGGAGGTACGGCAACTCCCCGAGGCCAAGATCTCCGGTACCGCGGTAGCCGACCTCACCCACCTCCTGGCGGAACTCGTGGAGAACGCCGCCCAGTTCTCGCCTCCCCACACGCGCGTGCGGATCACCGGGGAACCGGTCGGCAACGGATACGCCCTGGAGGTCGAGGACCGGGGGCTCGGCATGGGCAAGGAGACCCTCACCGATGCCAATCGCCGCATCGAGCAGTCCGAGGCCCTCGACCTGTTCGACAGCGACCGGCTCGGCCTGTTCGTGGTGAGCCGCCTCTCCGCCCGCCACGGCATCAAGGTCCACCTGCGGACCTCGCCCTACGGCGGCACCACAGCGGTGGTCCTCCTGCCCACCAGTCTGCTCCACAGCGGCGCGCCGGAACGTTCCCCCCGCGCCACCGCCGAAGTACGGCCGCAGCCCGAGCAACGCGAGTACGCCCGCGTGGCCGCCGCCCCGCACCAGGAACCCGTCGAACAGTCCGTGGACCGGCGCGCCCTCATGGCCCCCGTCCCCTCCGCCGGGCAGACCACGGCGGACAGCCCGCCCGAGCCGCCGCCCGGCGTCACCACGCTGCGGCCGCACCGCCACCCGCCGGAACCGGAAGGCACCGACGAACTGCCGCGCCGCGTACGCCAGGCGCACCTCGCACCCCAGCTGCGCGAACAGCGCACCGGGCAACCCGCGCCGACGGCAACCTCCCGGGCCGACGACGAACGCACCCCGGAACTCGTACGAGACCGCATGGCGGCCTACCGCGACGGCTGGGCACGAGGCGGCGGCAGAACACCCGGCTCAGGCGTCACCCACGGTCCCGCGACGCGTGGCGAGAGCAGTGAAGGAGACCCCGCATGA
- a CDS encoding DUF742 domain-containing protein, with product MTEGSTGASHEPPGSRWYDNEAGPLVRPYAMTGGRTNPGPNGARFDLIALVSLYTGAPGADDDTSLGPEHRALAELCRTETQSVAELAAGTDLPVGVVRVLLGDLLELGRVTVSRPVPPAQLPDERILREVIEGLKAL from the coding sequence ATGACCGAAGGCAGCACAGGCGCTTCGCACGAACCACCGGGCAGCCGGTGGTACGACAACGAGGCCGGGCCTCTCGTTCGCCCCTACGCCATGACGGGCGGCCGCACCAACCCCGGCCCGAACGGGGCCCGCTTCGACCTGATCGCACTGGTCTCGCTCTACACCGGCGCACCCGGTGCCGACGACGACACCTCACTCGGCCCGGAACACCGCGCACTCGCCGAACTGTGCCGCACCGAGACCCAGTCGGTCGCCGAACTCGCCGCGGGCACCGACCTGCCCGTCGGCGTGGTGCGGGTACTCCTCGGCGACCTCCTGGAACTGGGTCGCGTGACCGTCAGTCGCCCCGTTCCCCCCGCGCAGCTGCCGGACGAGCGGATCCTGCGCGAGGTGATCGAGGGGCTCAAGGCGCTGTAG
- a CDS encoding roadblock/LC7 domain-containing protein has translation MIQDPSTRATERPGELDWLLDDLVLRVREVRHAVVLSNDGLAVGASSDLKREDGDHLAAVASGFHSLAKGTGRHFGVGGVRQTMVEMDDGFLFVAAAGDGSCLAVLTSVTADIGLVGYEMARLVKRVGEHLCTPTRAGARPPAAG, from the coding sequence ATGATCCAGGACCCGAGCACCAGGGCCACCGAGCGGCCCGGTGAACTCGACTGGCTGCTGGACGACTTGGTGCTGCGCGTACGTGAGGTACGGCACGCCGTGGTGCTGTCCAACGACGGACTCGCGGTCGGCGCCTCCAGCGACCTCAAGCGCGAGGACGGCGATCACCTCGCCGCCGTCGCCTCCGGCTTCCACAGCCTCGCCAAGGGCACGGGCCGCCACTTCGGTGTCGGCGGCGTACGCCAGACCATGGTGGAGATGGACGACGGCTTCCTCTTCGTGGCCGCCGCCGGCGACGGCTCCTGCCTCGCCGTCCTCACCTCGGTCACGGCCGACATCGGCCTGGTGGGGTACGAGATGGCACGGTTGGTGAAACGCGTCGGCGAGCACCTCTGCACACCGACCCGCGCCGGCGCGCGCCCGCCCGCGGCCGGATGA
- a CDS encoding DUF6397 family protein: MSGDTITPSATPGTTTEPGTLTTPSAAPAPAGATGRTVTLSRAARELGLKRSELDLAVQLGCLRTVVDEGGGDRRIARAEIDRLRAERGFPEALRERVDAVGSHTASQILGVPASRFMRLARLGLVTPVKYYLNRYRAVVWLYLASELRQFVAEEKNARWLTGRMPEDLRRQLEAGLDLRPRNWRGRHLGFLLRQAEDPWRRAAAPAALLDPIQVAEIVQDPYERAHLNRHRPARADHGPPDSPAAQITAWIMTADDPDEIEWLRTNLRQSLVEARAHRLAPRPRRKVPASDTARHETPVAAARPAPHLPRGGRRPGKPRPTAGTAPEGRRGLLGWLLRGHH, translated from the coding sequence ATGTCCGGCGACACCATCACGCCATCCGCCACGCCCGGCACGACCACCGAGCCCGGCACACTCACCACGCCGAGCGCCGCCCCGGCACCGGCCGGGGCGACCGGCCGCACCGTCACGCTGAGCCGCGCCGCCCGCGAACTGGGCCTGAAACGAAGCGAACTCGACCTCGCCGTACAACTGGGATGCCTACGAACAGTCGTCGACGAGGGAGGCGGAGACCGTCGGATCGCACGGGCGGAGATCGACCGGCTCCGTGCCGAGAGGGGCTTTCCGGAAGCACTCCGGGAACGGGTCGACGCCGTAGGTTCCCACACGGCCTCCCAGATCCTCGGCGTGCCGGCGTCCCGGTTCATGCGTCTCGCACGGCTGGGGTTGGTCACGCCGGTCAAGTACTACCTCAACCGCTACCGAGCCGTGGTCTGGCTCTATCTGGCGTCCGAACTGAGGCAGTTCGTGGCCGAGGAGAAGAACGCCCGATGGCTGACGGGTCGTATGCCGGAGGACCTGAGGCGTCAGCTGGAGGCGGGGCTGGACCTACGCCCCCGGAACTGGCGAGGGCGCCATCTCGGATTCCTGCTGCGGCAGGCCGAGGACCCCTGGCGGCGCGCTGCCGCTCCGGCCGCCCTGCTCGATCCGATCCAGGTCGCTGAGATCGTCCAGGACCCCTACGAGCGGGCTCACTTGAACCGCCACCGGCCCGCACGGGCCGACCACGGGCCGCCCGACTCTCCCGCCGCGCAGATCACCGCGTGGATCATGACGGCGGACGACCCCGATGAGATCGAATGGCTGCGGACAAATCTCCGGCAGTCCCTCGTCGAGGCCCGCGCCCACCGACTCGCACCGAGGCCCCGCCGCAAAGTGCCGGCGTCGGACACCGCCCGGCACGAGACGCCGGTGGCGGCAGCGCGACCGGCACCCCACCTGCCCCGGGGCGGGCGCCGACCCGGGAAACCGCGGCCGACGGCCGGCACGGCTCCCGAGGGGCGACGCGGCCTGCTGGGCTGGCTCCTGCGCGGACATCACTGA
- a CDS encoding ATP/GTP-binding protein: MVSEHSDETEGDTGALALKILVAGGFGVGKTTLVGAVSEIRPLRTEELLSEVGQSVDDTDGVDQKVTTTVAMDFGRITIRSGLSLYLFGTPGQDRFWFLWDELAQGALGAVVLADTRRLQDCFPAVDYFEHRHIPFVVAVNCFSGARAYDAPDVSRALDLDPGTPVVLCDARDRDSGKEVLIRLVEYAGRMHTARLLDSVG; encoded by the coding sequence ATGGTCTCCGAGCACTCCGATGAGACAGAGGGCGACACGGGCGCCCTGGCACTGAAGATCCTCGTCGCCGGTGGATTCGGCGTGGGCAAGACCACCCTGGTCGGCGCGGTCAGCGAGATCAGGCCCCTGCGCACCGAGGAACTCCTGAGCGAGGTGGGCCAGTCGGTGGACGACACCGACGGGGTGGACCAGAAGGTCACCACCACCGTCGCCATGGACTTCGGGCGCATCACCATCAGGTCCGGGCTCTCGCTCTACCTGTTCGGCACACCGGGCCAGGACCGGTTCTGGTTCCTGTGGGACGAGTTGGCACAAGGGGCGTTGGGCGCCGTCGTCCTCGCGGACACGAGGCGGCTCCAGGACTGCTTCCCGGCCGTGGACTACTTCGAGCACCGCCACATCCCGTTCGTGGTCGCCGTCAACTGCTTCTCGGGAGCCCGCGCGTACGACGCCCCCGACGTCTCCCGCGCCCTAGACCTCGACCCGGGCACTCCCGTGGTCCTCTGCGACGCCCGGGACCGCGACTCCGGGAAGGAAGTACTGATACGGCTCGTCGAATACGCCGGACGGATGCACACCGCCCGGCTGCTCGACTCCGTGGGCTGA
- a CDS encoding DUF5709 domain-containing protein, whose protein sequence is MDRAGGWGDDVYQPDGSEIQDDAGLLDAEDTLVADGVADPLDRGWSPPERPWAVEHTGVTAAERLRGETLEQRLAEELPDIAYPDGDGIGDSQDTDGEPLDSEVGDLRSGRLVAPDEGAHEDEESGLIASDVGIDGAAASAEEAAMHIVDEGPPSG, encoded by the coding sequence GTGGACAGAGCCGGCGGTTGGGGAGACGACGTCTACCAGCCAGACGGATCCGAGATCCAGGACGACGCGGGGCTGCTGGACGCCGAGGACACCCTGGTCGCCGATGGTGTGGCCGACCCCCTCGACCGGGGCTGGTCCCCACCGGAGCGGCCATGGGCGGTCGAGCACACCGGTGTCACCGCGGCGGAGCGCCTGCGCGGTGAGACCCTGGAACAACGCCTCGCCGAGGAGCTCCCGGACATCGCCTACCCCGACGGAGACGGTATCGGCGACTCCCAGGACACCGACGGCGAGCCCCTGGACAGCGAGGTGGGCGACCTCCGCTCCGGCCGTCTCGTCGCTCCCGACGAGGGTGCGCACGAGGACGAGGAGAGCGGGCTGATCGCCAGCGACGTGGGCATCGACGGGGCTGCCGCCTCCGCCGAGGAGGCGGCGATGCACATCGTGGACGAGGGTCCGCCGTCCGGCTGA
- a CDS encoding acyl-CoA thioesterase encodes MTTNPAERLVDLLDLEQIEVNIFRGRSPQESLQRVFGGQVAGQALVAAGRTTEGDRPVHSLHAYFLRPGRPGVPIVYQVERVRDGRSFTTRRVTAVQQGRTIFNLTASFHKPEEGSFEHQLPPVRKVPDPESLPTVSQEITEHLGALPEQLERMARRQPFDIRYVDRLRWTAEEVENAEPRSAVWMRAVGPLGDDPLVHTCALTYASDMTLLDAVRIPVEPLWGPRGFDMASLDHAMWFHRPFRADEWFLYDQESPIAVGGRGLARGRIYDLEGRLLVSVVQEGLFRKLGA; translated from the coding sequence ATGACGACCAACCCCGCCGAGCGGCTCGTCGACCTGCTCGACCTGGAGCAGATCGAGGTCAACATCTTCCGTGGGCGCAGCCCGCAGGAGTCCCTGCAGCGGGTCTTCGGCGGCCAGGTCGCCGGCCAGGCACTGGTCGCCGCCGGACGCACCACGGAGGGCGACCGGCCGGTGCACTCGCTGCACGCGTACTTCCTGCGGCCGGGCCGTCCGGGGGTGCCGATCGTGTACCAGGTCGAGCGGGTTCGCGACGGGCGGTCGTTCACCACGCGCCGGGTCACCGCCGTGCAGCAGGGCCGCACGATCTTCAATCTGACCGCCTCCTTCCACAAGCCTGAAGAGGGGAGCTTCGAGCATCAGCTGCCGCCGGTCCGCAAGGTGCCGGACCCCGAGTCGTTGCCGACGGTGTCCCAGGAGATCACCGAGCATCTGGGCGCGCTCCCGGAGCAGTTGGAGCGCATGGCCCGGCGTCAGCCCTTCGACATCCGGTACGTCGACCGGCTGCGCTGGACCGCCGAGGAGGTCGAGAACGCCGAGCCGCGCAGCGCGGTGTGGATGCGGGCCGTGGGGCCTCTGGGGGACGACCCGCTGGTGCACACCTGCGCGCTGACGTACGCCAGCGACATGACCCTTCTGGACGCCGTCCGTATCCCGGTCGAGCCCCTCTGGGGGCCCCGCGGCTTCGACATGGCGTCGCTGGACCACGCCATGTGGTTCCACCGGCCGTTCCGCGCGGACGAGTGGTTCCTGTACGACCAGGAGTCGCCGATCGCGGTGGGCGGCCGCGGGCTGGCCCGCGGCCGTATCTACGACCTGGAGGGACGTCTGCTCGTGTCGGTCGTCCAGGAAGGGTTGTTCCGCAAGCTCGGCGCCTGA
- a CDS encoding metal-dependent hydrolase has product MMGPAHSLSGAAAWLGVGAAAAAAGHTMPWPVLLVGALICAGAALAPDLDHKAATISRSFGPLSRWVCEIVDKLSYAVYKATRKQGDPRRSGGHRTLTHTWLWAALLGAGASAIAITGGRWAVLALLFVHMVLAIEGLLWRAARGSSSDVLVWLLAATSAWILAGVLDKPGNGADWLFTQPGQEYLWLGLPIVLGALVHDIGDSLTVSGCPVLWPIPIGRKRWYPLGPPKAMRFRAGSWVELRVLMPVFMVLGGVGAAAALNFI; this is encoded by the coding sequence ATGATGGGACCAGCACACTCACTGTCGGGAGCCGCGGCCTGGCTCGGCGTAGGGGCGGCAGCGGCCGCCGCAGGGCACACGATGCCCTGGCCGGTCCTCCTGGTCGGTGCGCTGATCTGCGCGGGTGCCGCGCTCGCCCCGGACCTGGACCACAAGGCGGCCACGATCTCGCGCTCCTTCGGTCCACTGTCGCGCTGGGTGTGCGAGATCGTCGACAAGCTCTCGTACGCCGTCTACAAGGCGACCAGGAAGCAGGGCGACCCGCGCCGCTCCGGCGGGCACCGCACGCTCACGCACACCTGGCTGTGGGCAGCGCTGCTGGGCGCCGGTGCCTCCGCCATCGCCATCACGGGGGGCCGCTGGGCGGTGCTGGCCCTCCTCTTCGTGCACATGGTGCTGGCCATCGAGGGTCTGCTGTGGCGGGCGGCCCGGGGCTCGAGCAGCGATGTGCTGGTGTGGCTGCTGGCCGCGACCAGTGCCTGGATCCTCGCGGGTGTCCTGGACAAGCCGGGCAACGGGGCGGACTGGCTGTTCACACAGCCGGGCCAGGAGTACCTGTGGCTCGGGCTGCCGATCGTGCTCGGCGCGCTGGTGCACGACATCGGGGACTCGCTGACCGTGTCGGGCTGCCCGGTTCTGTGGCCGATACCGATCGGGCGCAAGCGCTGGTATCCCCTGGGCCCGCCGAAGGCCATGCGCTTCCGGGCCGGCAGCTGGGTGGAGCTGCGGGTGCTGATGCCGGTGTTCATGGTGCTCGGGGGAGTGGGCGCGGCGGCAGCGCTGAACTTCATCTGA